In Bacillus sp. NP247, one DNA window encodes the following:
- a CDS encoding CatB-related O-acetyltransferase, which yields MKHPLYNHWSETKYLKDIVTNPLIKVGEYSYYSGYYGDQNFEDGCVRYLWGDAKSKALFNPIEQMGWQLDKLIIGNYVCIASGVVILMGGNHNHHPEWITVYPFVEQIEQSYEPKGDTVIKSDAWIGMNAIIMPGVTIGEGAIIAAGSVVCKDVPSYTIVGGNPAKEIKKRFTNIEINMLMEMRWFDWDRELIEKAIPLLSSPAIEPLFAFYKNEVKNK from the coding sequence ATGAAGCATCCATTATATAATCATTGGTCTGAAACGAAGTATTTAAAAGACATAGTAACAAATCCACTTATTAAAGTAGGGGAGTACTCCTATTATTCAGGATATTATGGCGATCAAAATTTTGAAGATGGTTGTGTAAGATATTTGTGGGGAGATGCTAAATCCAAAGCACTTTTCAATCCAATTGAACAGATGGGTTGGCAACTTGATAAACTCATTATTGGAAATTATGTTTGTATTGCAAGTGGAGTTGTCATTTTAATGGGTGGGAATCATAATCATCACCCTGAATGGATTACCGTTTATCCATTCGTTGAGCAAATAGAACAATCATATGAACCGAAGGGTGATACAGTCATTAAAAGCGATGCCTGGATTGGTATGAATGCTATTATAATGCCTGGCGTTACTATTGGCGAAGGTGCAATTATTGCAGCTGGATCTGTCGTATGTAAAGATGTTCCGTCGTATACAATAGTAGGTGGTAATCCTGCTAAAGAAATAAAGAAACGGTTCACTAATATAGAAATTAATATGCTAATGGAAATGCGTTGGTTTGATTGGGATAGAGAATTGATTGAGAAGGCAATTCCTCTTTTATCTAGTCCAGCCATTGAACCATTATTTGCTTTTTATAAAAATGAAGTGAAAAATAAATAA